DNA from Mugil cephalus isolate CIBA_MC_2020 chromosome 5, CIBA_Mcephalus_1.1, whole genome shotgun sequence:
ACAATTTTACACAATTTTAAACTAGTCTATTGAttacttgcaaaaaaaaagcaataaaaataaaaaggtgttgggggcttataaaaaaaacacatggaaatattatatatattattacattgaaatattacattattattccTCTGGACTCAATAATACTCaataaatacactcacttgccagttcactaggtggtgaaaatgaatgtatatatgtctaatataacagtcctgcactgtGTCCCTGGTATTTAgcttagcccactgactaaaaaccacagcctcccaaatgaaaacacagttgaatcaacagctctcagttattttaaacgaATGCTGAATGCCAGTTCCAGtgtgagttactagagtctttctacgtGTACTtttctgtggtttgttgggggagtagcaCCAGCAAAATAGACAGTAGTAGGATCAACAAACCGATCCCAGAGGCTGGACATGTAATTTGTAGGTAGTTAGggatgtttgtctcagtgagggacaggaagacactggataaactgctctccattatggacaaccCATCCcgtccactacaccaaacactatAGAGGGGCAgcagagctcattctccagcagactgattcagctccactcccacagtgaCTGCTACAGAACTATGACCAGGCTATTTCCCTTGTGGATATTTAAAGCCTAATAAGCTGAGATTACTGTTCGCACTTGTGTATCTAATGAACAAATTAGCTGTAGTGGGTAAAGCGTAGACTCTTTTATTAGTatgtattttaaacaaataaataaaccaaaatgcTCTATTTACATAGTTGTCTGTGATTTCTGTGTGCAGGTTGGAGGGAGCTGACTATGAGGTGCCTTCGGTCTGCGATTCGATGGATATCTCAGGTTTGTGACTCTTGACGTCTCTTAATTTGCCCCAGAACCAACATATGTGACCCTGCATGAATGAATTTCTAATTAGTTTTAGTCTACAGTATTTCATCAGTGGGGTAACAGCCCTCTGTGACGCTTTCATTACCTGCAGCTTTTCTCTCGCTCTGCAGCTTTCTCAACATGCAGCATTGTTCCCgtgtttgtgttctgttgtcatggcaactgccCTCTATTACCTAGGCAACCCAGCAATAGCCTAGCTTAGTGCTCTCTATGAGTACCCACCGTTTTACTTCAGATCCTATGCACCATATGGGCCCAGGTGCCCGCTGGAGAATCTGACAAGCGGTTGTTCAACCCGGCAGTGAAAACAGATGTTAATGTctgactttatttcatttctaatCTCATCCTGCAGATCCTCTGTCTCACACGCTGCTCctctccacgtcctcctcccaAATCCTCACCACCGATAACCCCAATTTCGCTGACAACCCATCATGCCCTTTGACCCCGGACCACGAGGAACTTGTCACCATGGAGTCGGTGGAATACCAGCAGGAGGAGGTCAgcgaagagatggagaaagaccCCCTGTCGGACAGCGGCTACATCGAGTTACACTATTACCAGTCCCACCAGTACCAGTACCTGGTGCTGCCGGGCGACACCGAGCTGGACCTGGAGACCGTGGAGATCCTTCAGCTCGATGCCGAGGCCCAGGAGGCGGCCGGGTCACTGCTGGACCTGGCAGGAGGTggatattaattaatatcacAATGCTTCCCAAACACTATGTCAAATCAACATGAATTCAGATTTATGTTGGCTCTGAAATGTTGACACTGCCCTAAATCTTGTTCTGTAGTTAGACAACCACATGGATAAACTTGGACTAACCTAATCTATGTATCACATTCAGGCATGTATTCAGGCCGACCTGAGGTGTAACGATAAACCGAAAAACTTACTCAAAATTATATCCAAAACCGAGGAGAAAGTATTAATAGCTTTTAGGTTTTCCACTGTGATTTTCTAAGAGATTAAATTCATTCTCAGGGGTGGAAGGAGTGCTTCCAGCTCATGTACTGTCTCTTTGTTGAGGTGTGTCTGATTTATAAACTGTACAAGAAATCTTCAATAGTAGCTTGAGGAATAAAATGACCAGCACACTGACTCACAACCACGCTGTTaccatttaaatatgtgttacaaacaaagctttgtttaaCAGGAAAGTTTATATACAGGCGAATGtttgaagaggaaaacaaaccatagtagagtatttttttttcttttaacccaGTAgtttatgaaaaatatttaatttataatttaggTGAAATTGTACATTGTACATAAGAAGCACTACTCAATTATATTAACGTAAGTACTTCcagttttatttctaattaatgTGTTAACACTTGTCATTCTTCACATTATGTTTGCTAGAGTTGATTCTGTGTAGCTGGATCCATGAACGCCTTTGAGTTTGGAACCCTACATGTGACACTGTAAGCTAAGCCGTCATCGATCAGGAAAAGTTCGATTGGAGTGTTCtgacatttaaatcaaactCACTGCCATTTAAATCACTTTACATTTCAGGGTGCACCAACTTTCTGTTTATAAACTGTATGTATTTTCGaaagttttagattttgtaatctaacaaataaaatctgtgatACAGTTCTTGTGAATTAAAGTCTGGTACTGCatctgttgcttttgtttttaaagcgaTGCAAGACATACACTCACTCAGTTCATTTGGTGAACATTAGTGATAATCCATTGTAATCTGAAAGTCCTGCCTCAGATCTTAGCTTTATGAGAGTCATGGCATTTGACTCTatcctcctcccctttcctctAGGGTCACcgaccttcttgctgtgaggcatcatcagcgctaaccactcATTTACTTGTTTAAAGTAAATGAGAGAAATATTCAtctcagtgttttaatttggaggctgtggtttgtggcaCTGTTGAATTATACTGAGGTGtattcacatgtttttattttcttgacaaCCTCGTTTTACTTAGTGGTCCAGGCTAAAAACTACATCCTCTGAAAGTATACTGTTGACATACCGCTTTTCTTACTCTATTTCTGCATAAgctgaacattataacattCGTGaagcaatttttatttatttattttatttttattttttttaatgtttacctAAAGAACCGGCGATGAAAGTGTCAATGGGATTTGTTTCTTTCCGAATTGCACCACTGGATGGCGCAACATCGGCAACCACCAAAATGAACTCCTCcatacatttatataatatGATTTAAAGTGAAGCTTTGTTCCTATGCTACAGACCTTGAAATCTGTCGCGTATCATTTACATAAAGGCAAACCGTCGATCCTAGTTCACATTACCTGTACGGTAGTTCCGCATTCGTAACTGTAACAGTAACAAAACTACATATCCCGAAGCTGCGTGGTAATGTTGGCACGACGGGGAATGAAGTTTGTAGACAGGTTGCAGGAGAAGACGAAAACCGCGCTTCAACTACAGTTCCCATGAGGCGTTGCGCAGAGTGAAGGCGGAAGTGTGTAAATTTCGTTGTTGGAAGAAAGTTCTCATGGTTGTTTTCATGCCAGTGTAGCAAAAAAGTTACGTTTCAGTTGTTTCTCGACTCGTGTGAGGTTTTGTTGAAGGCGTTTGAAGAAACCGAAGGTAACTTTTAACCTTGTAACACGAGCTAAAGCGAggtgatgatttatttaaaagctgtCTCTGGGTTGACGTCTTTAACGTTAGGTTTTAACAGTCGTTTGCTTTAGCAGCTACTAACGGGTAcgtgttagttttttttggtTATGTTTGATTTGATGCAGCCATACAAGCTAAAAGCAACATTTATTCACCAGTGACTTAGTGGGCTACGTGTTATCTTTGTTGAGCTATTTCTCCGCATCTCCGAGATATTAGCCTGGTAAtctgcttagcttagctcagtAACAGTTGTTGAGATATAATCGTTTAACTAACTGAACATGCAATGTACAAACCAGTTTATGTTTATGGGAACTTGCACGGAAGATTGTACAATACGTTTCTGGAAACTGTTTTCTTCATGGCATTAAGTCAAACCATCAGATCCACTGCAGAGAAATGGCTGGCATGCTGCTCTTCAGTGCCACACCTTGGAGGTGTTGTGCTTTGGTTATTACAgacaaactattttaaaagcATGTTAAAAATCGCCTCCCCGCCTCAATTGTTGTGGGAGAGGACAGCTTCCCCAGAAATCTGCAACAATGAATTCCTTTGAAGCAGCCGAAATGATCAGAGTATCGGAGAGTGTGCTGAACCTTAAAGCTCCAGGCGGAGCAGCATGACACCATGAGAGCTTCCCACAGTCCGCTCaacacacagataaatattgtttctgatcagtgtgtgtctaACTCTTCAACAGGCACATTGTAATAATATTCACGGTGGCAACAGCTTTTAAATCTCATAGTTTAGTGAAGCTGggaagatggtcagtgttaagTAGTAGTTTTGCTGGAGTAGTTTTTGTCTgagtcaaaaacaaatgtttatgcAATTGTGTCTGCTAAAAGTGATCATCACAATTTTACTGATTAAATGTGGAGTGCTTACTAAGATTTAGAAAAATATGATGCCAGAAAATGAATATTAGATAACAATTAACAACATTTGAAGTAATTCTATGCAGGTATATATAAAGTACTCAGATatatcaataataaaaatggaTCCTGAAATATTCTCTAGTATTCATACCAGCCCggtgtttctgtctgtgaccTCCACAGGGACCAGTAACTCTGAAGAATGGGGAGTGAACCAGGCCCAGTTCAGATCGTCACGGTGTGTAAGGAGAATCACTCCTTTGAGTTGGATACGGAGGCTTTGGCTCGGATCCTGTTGGCTCCGGAGGTCCGAGACAAACATGTCGTGGTGCTGTCGGTGGCTGGAGCATTCAGAAAAGGGAAAAGCTTCCTGCTTGATTTCATGATACGTTACATGTACAGAAAGGTGAGCAATGGCCACTGTAACTATCAGTGATGGTTCCCAGTCATGCAGGTCGTACACCCTAAAACACATCTTAAACGAAGGCCACTGGACCTGTTGAGCTTccctgaagacatttcatcgTCATCCAAGAGATTTCTTTTTGGGAAGTTTTTAGCAGGATCATCTGTTCTGCTCTGTTATGTCAGCTGTTCCACAATCAGTAATTATACTCTAACAGCTCATTAATGGCTACATACACCAAATCGAAAGGACAATTATGGTTGAAACTTTTAGATGTTTAGACTgtggattattttgttttcccagtGCACTGAATTGCATAAAGTACAGTGTCACAAAAAACATTgcaaaacaacacactgaaataGAAACCTTTCACCCCAAAGACGAAACACATAGGCAAATGCAGAGCAGTGTAATTTATGCAGTTCAGTGAATGCAAAGGCTTgttcactgaaacacaaaacaaccactgACACATGGCTCAACACAGGAGAAGAGCCAGTTCTTCAGGTCAGAACTCAGCTATCCACCTATACCTCGACCATCAAATTCTTAAAAGGTTGGAAGACGACTAAAGGAGACCATCATTGTAAAATGGAGACGGGGTTGACTGAGATATAATTTATTAACCATATACAACAGTCTTGTCCCAAATAAAATCTTAAAGGTTGcaccagtcatttaaaactgaagaagctactttgaTTGATTATCAGAACTGTCTGATGCTCGAACACTGTCATGTTACAGGGAGTGCTTCAGAGCAGCTAGTTAAACCACTTCTTATGTTCCAGGTGTGATACGTAATATGCCTGTGTCTGGGATGACAATAACCTGTATGTGTAGTCATGACACGTAAATGCCCCTCCCTGCTGTAACATGTGAACTAACTAGTTTACCAAAAAGGAGTAATTTGGAATGTGTCATTACGGCGGTTAAGGAGTGGAGCCTGTAGTCGCTGTAGGAATGCTTTGTCTTTGATTTTGTAAACCGTTAAGCTCATAGGGTCCATTCATAAATCTCATTCATTCTCACAACTCCATTACTTGATACCTCCAGGCCCTAAGCTGCCACTGCCAATGACACATTCTGAGCTAGAGAGGAGTCTGGTGAAAAGCTGAATGGGATAATGGAAAAAATGGAATAATTTAACCTCCAAAAGCTAGAAAAGGTCAAAAGACGGTGTCAGTTTGATGCAAAGAATTACGTTTTTATTGTCCTTCTCCCCTGGATTAGTGCGGTGCAGTAAGATGGACTGAGTATGTTCTCTACTTTATACTCAGGCACTGTAAGAGCTCATCTGAAACTGTGTTCAGGTCCTTTGTCACTGCCCAAAACtagtaaacaaaaaataaataaacaagaagaaACTCATAATCTACAGTCTTTAAATAATAAGCTACTCAAAGAATAAAATCTTACTAAGATGCTCCACGTAGCTCAGTGCACCCACCAAACTATGAGTAGCATGCTGCCTGGCTAACATGTGATCTGTGAAATGAGTGTTGGTGTGGTGTGCTGGTGTGGTGCGTTACCAGGGCCAGGGAAAACTGCCACAACCAATAggtcattttgtcattttgcaggTAAACAAATAATTAACTGACACCATAACCATCATTTCAAAGCTCAACACTACACTTACTGTGTCTTTGTGGAGATTTATGTACAATATGGCATCTTTTTCAGTGTCTGAAGGAGTCTgactttgtgtgtctgcagaatAATGAGAACTGGCTGGGTGAAGATGATGAGATTCTCACTGGATTTTCTTGGAGAGGAGGTTCAGAACCAGAGACGACAGGCATCCAGATGTGGAGTGAAGTTTTTCTTGTCAAAAAGAGCGACGAAACAGAGGTGCTCACACGGTTATTTATTTGCTCGGTTTGAGCAGTACAACcacagcaagaaagaaagaaagtgcacTGTTAATGTTAGATAAATATTCATAGATTCAAGACATTTATGtttcttatttcatttctgtttctgttcaccTTTTATTAACCTtttcaacactgaaacacacatccAATTACTTTGAATTATCCTGATTTGAATAAATCATTGGATACGCTTAATGTTTCTCAGCAGAGAAAAAGTCACACTGGTGCTTCCCAACTTTTGTAgatgaatgttttctttctgtgttctacattaattttttttcatctgactTGCATATTTGACTTTTCTGCTACAAATGAGGATAAAAGCTGCATTAATGAATATAATGAATAGAGGGTAGGTCAGATGAATCACTACATAAAAGGTCATGACACACGTTTGACGTGtcaggctgttgtttttgtgtcccTCACTGTTGACCCTAGTCAGACTGCTGTCTGCAGCTAGTCTGGTCAGAGAGATTGCTCCGATTGGTTGTTTAGCTTAGTGAACCAGTGGAGGAATAAAGAAACAGAAGTTTGAATGAAGTTTAAAGGGCACACAGAAGGCTCCTCTTGTCCcctgaacattcaaataaacaagTACTTACACAGAACATGATCAACTACAGTTATTAAAGTGTAGAGCAACTCCtttgaaacatttcattgtttgtgCTAGCTGTATTCTCTTTACAGGCAACATGAAGTGGCGTCACCTTAGTTAAGAGGCAGTCAGCTGTTATTCCCCCATATCCTGTACctgtattcacacacatcacGTCACTGTCTTGTCTCTCTGCTGCGGTAGGTGGCCGTGGTGTTGATGGACACTCAGGGAGCGTTTGATGATCAGTCCACCGTGAAGGACTGTGCCACCATCTTTGCCCTCAGCACCATGACCAGCTCAATACAGGTGACTGGTCTCCTCTGGTTATCACAGTATCATAATATGTTCTGGATATTCTAGTAAAGTGCACTTACACGGCTTCTCTTGTAGATCTACAACCTCTCGCAGAACATTCAGGAGGACGATCTCCAGCAGCTACAGGTCTGTTAGATTATTAGAcagattatttatatttcacagaGCTGATATCTGCAGTGTTCATTtacataatgaataaaaatagtagAACAATATATAGAACGAGTAGGTGTCCAGGTTTAAGTGGCGAGGATGTGAAATAATCCTGTGATTTCACTGCTtgcctcctcctcacagctgTTCACAGAGTACGGTCGTCTTGCCATGGACGAGATCTTTCAGAAGCCTTTTCAGGTAAGATGTTTAAGTTGATGTTgctgattatttaaaatttctggtcattaaataaaatttcttatttttacttttacttaaacACACTTCTCCTCTTCCTACAGTCTTTGATGTTTCTAATCAGGGACTGGAGCTTTCCCTACGAATACACCTACGGGTTTAAAGGTGGCAATGAGTTCCTGGATAAACGGTTACAGGTATGCGTTGATTGTCGAGTATTTTGAATGCGCCTTCATAAGGTACAGATAGTAAAGTCATGTGTGGCAGATCTTGAACACTGAGTTCGTTCTGCTTCTTAAGGTTAAGGAGGCCCAACATGAGGAGCTGCAGACGGTGAGGGAGCACATCCATTCATGCTTCACCCAGATTTCCTGCTTCTTGTTACCTCACCCTGGGTTGAAGGTTGCCACCAGCCCTGCTTTTCGGGGACAACTCCGTGGTAAGATACGTGATATGTTACTTTGTTTGAAGGGGAGTTTTCGGCAGAATGCCTGAGCTTAAAGacgttttattttgtcagatgTGGCCCCAGAGTTCACAGAGCAGCTGCGGAATCTGATTCCCAAACTGTTGCACCCCGATCGTCTGGCtgagaaagaaataaatggGAACAAAGTCACCTGCAGGGGCCTGCTTGAGTTCTTCAAGGTAACGTGTTCACCTGAGCTGCTCCTATGATGAATATGACTCGATTCGTTACACCcagtgttgtcatttttgtgtcAACAGGCTTACATCAAGATTTATCAGGGAGAAGACTTACCACAACCAAAGACAATGCTCATGGTATGTTCAGGAATAACGTGTTTATTAATAAGGTTGATTAAGGCAAATGGAGGGTTGGTTTGGATCCAGTGCCTGAGCTCAAACCACATTTTGTCAGACAAATAACTGTCTCCCTGCTGAATTCATTCACATTTCAACTTCTTTGCAAGAACTTATTACGTCAGGGGCTGGGATCAACAAGACAGAGTAAATCTTTATGACCCTGAGCTAGTGCACAGTCTAGTCTGTCtaatcaaaagaagaaaaaaacaagtgtgtAATCAAATAATAAACTAGAAGAAATGTTCAAGTATGAAACCGGTGCTCAAATAGGCAATAGGGAAGAAATCCCCTCGGCCTCACCTTTAGTTTGGAATATTAGGAATAAGCAACATTGTAGATACAAAGCACAATCAAACCTTGAACAGAAATCATAAAGTAAGGGGTATTTTGAAGAACAAGGTCAGTCTCAAAACCTTGCCATGTTTTTCTCAACGTTAGACACAGACCATAGTCTGCAAACTATCCTccaatattattgttattgtggaAAATATTTGCAAGTTGAATCAATGTTATCAATGACCTG
Protein-coding regions in this window:
- the atl3 gene encoding atlastin-3: MGSEPGPVQIVTVCKENHSFELDTEALARILLAPEVRDKHVVVLSVAGAFRKGKSFLLDFMIRYMYRKNNENWLGEDDEILTGFSWRGGSEPETTGIQMWSEVFLVKKSDETEVAVVLMDTQGAFDDQSTVKDCATIFALSTMTSSIQIYNLSQNIQEDDLQQLQLFTEYGRLAMDEIFQKPFQSLMFLIRDWSFPYEYTYGFKGGNEFLDKRLQVKEAQHEELQTVREHIHSCFTQISCFLLPHPGLKVATSPAFRGQLRDVAPEFTEQLRNLIPKLLHPDRLAEKEINGNKVTCRGLLEFFKAYIKIYQGEDLPQPKTMLMATAEANNLAAVATAKDQYYKNMEKMCGGDLPYVSPDSLEEKHQFFFRESLHAFSSTKKMGGQEFCDRYQTQLEKELEEMWQAFSKHNESKNLFSAFRTPAVLFVLVCLLYVLSGVLLFVGLSTFALVCDCTLGVVMMSMLTWAFIRYSGRYRTVGGAIDQAAGVVLEQATVVLNKSRGTSAGDQKKSS